The sequence below is a genomic window from Oncorhynchus keta strain PuntledgeMale-10-30-2019 unplaced genomic scaffold, Oket_V2 Un_contig_6068_pilon_pilon, whole genome shotgun sequence.
acacacaaatgactcgAGGGAGCAGAGATCAAGATAATCTAACCAGAAGGAGGAAAATTCAAattcattacttaaaaatcatacaatgtgattttctggatttttgttttagattccgtctctcagagttgaagtgtacctatgataaaaaaaaattacagtttacatgctttgtaagtaaaagaacctgcaaaatcggcagtgcatcaaatacttgttctccccactgtaccacccaccactgcgacctgtatgctcttgtcggATGGCCCTTGCTaaatatttgtcgccaaacccatagcaacacccacgcgtagcacgcgctccagctgatttatctcactggtcatctcctttggccgcctttccttccagttctttgctggcaatgactggaacgaattgcgaaaatctctgaagttgaagacttatatctccctcactaactttaagcatcagcaaTCTGAGCAGCTTCccaatcactgcagctgtacacagcccatctgtaaatagcccatccaactgcctacctcatccccatgtttttaattattattttttttgctcttttgcacaccagtatatctacttgcacatcatcatctgtgcTCCACGTGGTATTCTGCTTGATTTACTGTAGGCTCTCGTTAGTCTGTTTGCACACAGAGATACTTTGCTCATAATGTGTAGAGAACTGTTCCTTGATGGACAGGCTAttatacaacacacacagatatttTCCTTTATTCAGGACATTTAgaatgacaacacattacagagtagCCTTGTGGGATTATCCACAAAATTATCTGGTGATCAGGTTATGAAATGTCACGACAAAGACATTTTAGTTTCCATGTTTCACCTGAAATACTAAATGATTTTTCTGTatttgttgttaggtgaagtaatgggtcctacagtaggtctatgttgttgttaggtgaagttatgggtcctacagtaggtctatgttgttgttaggtgaagttatgggtcctacagtaggtctatgttgttgttaggtgaagttatgggtcctacagtaggtctatgttgttatgggtcctacagtaggtctatgttgttgttagttgaagttatgggtcctacagtaggtctatgttgttgttaggtgaagttatgggtcctacagtaggtctatgttgttgttaggtgaagttatgggtcctacagtaggtctatgttgttgttaggtgaagttatgggtcctacagtaggtctatgttgttgttaggtgaagttatgggtcctacagtaggtctatgttgttgttaggtgaagttatgggtcctacagtaggtctatgttgttgttatgggtcctacagtaggtctatgttgttgttagttgaagttatgggtcctacagtaggtctatgttgttgttaggtgaagtaaTGGGTCCTAcggtaggtctatgttgttgttaggtgaagttatgggtcctacagtaggtctatgttgtcgttaggtgaagttatgggtcctacagtaggtctatgttatcgttaggtgaagttatgggtcctacagtaggtctatgttgttattaggtgaagttatgggtcctacagtaggtctatgttgtttttatgggtcctacagtaggtctatgttgttgttaggtgaagttatgggtcctacagtaggtctatgttattgttaggttatgggtcctacagtaggtctatgttgttgttaggtgaagttatgggtcctacagtaggtctatgttgttgttaggtgaagttatgggtcctacagtaggtctatgttgttgttaggttatgggtcctacagtaggtctatgttgttgttaggtgaagttatgggtcctacagtaggtctatgttgttgttaggtttatgggtcctacagtaggtctatgttgttgttaggtgaagttatgggtcctacagtaggtctatgttaggtgaagttatgggtgtaggtctatgttgttatgggtcctacagtaggtctatgttgttacagtaggtctatgttgttaggtgaagttatgggtcctacagtaggtctatgttgtttttatgggtcctacagtaggtctatgttgttgttaggtgaagttatgggtcctacagtaggtctatgttattgttaggtgaagtaatgggtcctacagtaggtctatgttgttgttagttgAAGTtttgggtcctacagtaggtctatgttgttgttaggtgaagttatgggtcctacagtaggtctatgttattgttatGGGTCcaacagtaggtctatgttgttgttaggtgaagttatgggtcctacagtaggtctatgttgttgttaggtgaagttatgggtcctacagtaggtctatgttgttgtttttaggtgaagttatgggtcctacagtaggtctatgttgttgttaggtgaagttatgggtcctacagtaggtctatgttgttgttaggtgaagttatgggtcctacagtaggtctatgttattgttatgggtcctacagtaggtctatgttgtttttaggtgaagttatgggtcctacagtaggtctatgttattgttaggtgaagtaatgggtcctacagtaggtctatgttgttgttaggtgaagttatgggtcctacagtaggtctatgttgttgttagtaAAATCGTGAACAAACCCTCATTGTCAGGCTGATGGAAAAGACAAAGAgcattttactggttgaagtgTTTTTTAAGTACAAAGCGGTTGATTTGATTTGTGATGACGacacaaacattatattaagcaggACATTCAAACAAGCCTTATAATTATAATCCAAAGTAGTGTGAAATGCTCTCATAAGCAACCTGGACATGGAGGTTACTTCCCTGAGTTTTCCCCCATTCACATTCAGAATACATTGTGAAAAACTAAAATCTTTGCCCACCATTTTTGCTCCAGACAGATATATATcaatactacatccataactagcgggttcctcattagcagatatactacatccataactagtggtttcctcattagcagatatactacatccataactagtggtttcctcattaccagatatactacatccataactagtggtttcctcattaccagatatactacatccataactagtggtttcctcattaccagatatactacatccataactagtggtttcctcattagcagatatactacatccataactagcggTTAGAGTTTCAACAACATGAATAACTTATTTATAGTCTACAATCTTAGATGTTACTACTaatgtgaaaacaagacaaaatatgACTTCTTGCTCATTTTAAGACAACTGTCAAATCATTTTAACATTCATTACAGGCATGAATTGTTGTTCAACATCATGGCTACGCTGTTGGCATCACCTTTTACAGTGATTACCGCTGTTGTGGGCCTTTAATcatctgtctgactttgttgttcacacaggagagagacgggactatcgtggatcctctggggagcctcaacaacctcATGACGCTGAAGAGGCAGAGACAAGTTTCAATAAACACCTGCAGATATCCACAGGGAAAATAACTCATTGCTCCTCTGACCGTGGGAAGAGATTCACCTCATCAGGCATTACaattcatcagagaacacacacaggagataaatcatatagctgtggtcaatgtggggAGAGTTTTGGTGCATCTTGCActctgactctacaccagagaacacacacaggagagaaaccctatagctgtggtcaatgtgggaagagatggaggacatctggccagctaacatcacaccagagaacacacacaggagagaaaccttatagctgtgttcaatgtgggaagagttttggtcaaccaaccagcctgatatcacaccagagaattcacacaggagagaaaccatataGCTGTaatcagtgtgggaagagttttggtcAATCAAGCGctctgactctacaccagagaatacacacaggagagaaaccttttagctgtaatcaatgtgggaagagttttactcacaAAAGCACCctgatatcacaccagagaatacacacaggagagaaaccgtaTAGCTGTGATGAATGTGGGAAGAATTTTGCTTTTTTGAGCAATCTGACTcttcaccagagaacacacacaggagagaaacctcatttctgtgatcaatgtgggaagaattTTACTCAGCTAAAAAGCctgatatcacaccagagaacacacacaggagagaaaccttatagctgtgttCAATGTGGGAGGAGTTTTTCTCAGTCAACCAGCCTGATATACCACCAGagaattcacacaggagagaaaccttatagctgtggtcaatgtgggaagagttttggtcAATCAAGAGctctgactctacaccagagaatacacacaggagagaaaccttttagctgtaatcaatgtgggaagagttttactcacaGAAGCACCctgatatcacaccagagaatacacacaggagagaaaccttatagctgtggtcaatgtgggaagagttttggtcAATCAAGAGCTCTGACTcttcaccagagaacacacacaggagagaaaccctaaagctgtactcaatgtgggaagtttttttttttttttttttacatctagcCTTCTGAagacacaccagagaacacacacaggagacatcTTATAGCTGTACTgtatgtgggaagagttttgttcaATCTAGCTCTCTGAagatacaccagagaacacacaggagagaaatctcaTAGCGTTGATCAGTGTGACCGGAGATACTCTGAAAAAATATCTCTGAtcaaacatcagaaaatacatacATGTCAATGATATGATGTCAcactgtagaatgttttaacattgtagtaggagtattttaatgatgtcacaatgtagaatgttttaacagtgtagtaggagtattttaatgatgtcacaatgtagaatgttttaacattgtagtaggagtattttaatgatgtcacaatgtagaatgttgtaacagtgtagaaggagtattttaatgatgtcacaatgtagaatgttttaacagtgtagtaggagtattttaatgatttcacaatgtagaatgttgtaacattgtagtaggagtattttaatgatttcacaatgtagaatgttgtaacattgtagtaggagtattttaatgatgtcacaatgtagaatgttgtaacagtgtagaaggagtattttaatgatttacatttacatttacatttaagt
It includes:
- the LOC127925677 gene encoding zinc finger protein 271-like — translated: MLTSPTMSSPSCSPPDKEALIKEEEEEEAVTIQKQVEGEAVTVKEEEKDVSVKEEEEEEEMTVTLEEEEEVGDLFNTRERRDYRGSSGEPQQPHDAEEAETSFNKHLQISTGKITHCSSDRGKRFTSSGITIHQRTHTGDKSYSCGQCGESFGASCTLTLHQRTHTGEKPYSCGQCGKRWRTSGQLTSHQRTHTGEKPYSCVQCGKSFGQPTSLISHQRIHTGEKPYSCNQCGKSFGQSSALTLHQRIHTGEKPFSCNQCGKSFTHKSTLISHQRIHTGEKPYSCDECGKNFAFLSNLTLHQRTHTGEKPHFCDQCGKNFTQLKSLISHQRTHTGEKPYSCVQCGRSFSQSTSLIYHQRIHTGEKPYSCGQCGKSFGQSRALTLHQRIHTGEKPFSCNQCGKSFTHRSTLISHQRIHTGEKPYSCGQCGKSFGQSRALTLHQRTHTGEKP